A segment of the Mercurialis annua linkage group LG4, ddMerAnnu1.2, whole genome shotgun sequence genome:
AAACATGATGTATTTTTAGAAGTTacaatcagtgttttaaaaatgtaACCGATTGCCAAACCTGATGGGGCCACCGGTGCACGGTTTGATTGGCCGGATCAGTTCAACTTACTGGTCAGACCAGTCTGTTAAAAATaccattcatttttttattttttatttcaattttgattGGACTGGTCACTGGTCCAAATTCCATAGTATTTATATACACTTTCTTGTGTTTTTCTTCCTATGAAATAAATTTCTTTATCCTGATTCTTGCTCACATTAATCTCCCTCTTGTTTACATTATTGTGCTCTATTTGATGGGTGGTTGCGTTTGCTTATCATTGTTTATTTCCTTGCAATTAACAGGCTGATAATCTTAGACAGCAAACACTTGAACAAATGCACCGTATACTGACAACTCGGCAGTCAGCTCGTGCCCTTCTAGCCATAAATGATTATTTCTCTAGGCTTCGAGCCCTGAGTTCTCTCTGGTTAGCCCGGCCACGGGAATGAAACATGTAGATTACCCATCTTTGAAGTTACGAATAGAGATTTGACTTTGGGACCAAGCTGATAGCTTTGGGTTCTACAACCTTACGAAATTTCTGGCTCAACAATTGTGGTGCAATAAGGTGATGATGATTGTGGTAGTTTCAGGTTCCAGTGTGTTGTAAAATCAGATACGTCGTGTAGATTAATGGCGGTGTCTTGTGTTGTAAAACATTTTGCCAAAAATTTGATGCTTGTTAGAAGTGATAAAAGATGTAAGATATGTAACATAGGTATTTACAGTTATCAATTTGTATCCTAATAATTAGAATCAGGGTGTTTTAGATTTATTAAAGGTCTTGTTGGTTATTGATGATTGTATAATATTCTTGTTTCTTTCTTTGCAAGGAATGAATAAATTTTCTATCAGTAATTGGAAAATTCTAGGCATGTTTTTCTTGCAGGCTGCTCTTTTAGGAATTATGGACCCTTGACTTCTTCCTTTATTACATTCACCGACAGAAAAGGTTTACCACTTTAACAGAATATCTCATGCAACCGTAAGTTAATGGGCATTtgcaatgaattttttttaattattatttatcattaatattttatatggcTAACGCATTCGTCACTTGTTACACAAATGATATGGTACAACAATTGttgtataatttttctttaaacaaaaaattaaatcgcCTCCTCAACTTGACATAAAATATTAGGATTGGCAATTGCACACACGACCCGTGAACCCGACACGACAAGGCACAAAGTTAAGCGGATTCGGGTTGAGTTATATGGGATTAGGTCATAAACGGGTCAATCCGTTTATGACGCGGTTAAATAGCGGGTTAAACAGTTTAAACCGCCTAACCCGTCTAAGACACGTTAGGACACATTTAAatctatatattaatattattaattaattaaattatatatgccCAAATATTAATCATATgatacatataatttattaattgttatttgttgtattaagatttatggttattttagaggtttgttatttgattatattcatttaattaaaaaattgtgttAAATGGGTTATTAATAAACGTGTTAAACATGTTAAATATGTGATCTGTTATGATCTGTTTTACTAAACGGGTTAAACAGGTCTAAACATGTTAACCCTTTATTAAGCGTGTTGGATTAGGGTTTGACATTTTGACACAATTAGTTAAACGGGTTGTGTTCGGATTGGAGAAATCTGCCTATTTATAAATGGGTACACGACACGTTTATAACACGATGACACGAATTGCCAGcccaataaaatatcaaattagtaaATTTCGCTGCTTTTGGTACAAATAGATCCAAAACTTgcattttcgtatcaaaaatcCCCTCCCCCACTCACCCAAGTAAGTGAACTGCGCTCTCcgtaaaaaaatagaaaaggattAAAAAGACCCTTAATGTTTAATTTATCTCTTAAATCGACccttgataattttaaaattttaattattgtttaaatttttactaaaaatttagaatctttttttttcctttttttctctttctttatcTTCTTCCAtttttcttcctcttcttctttttccgTCCACCATTCCTCCTCCACCCACTATACGCCTCTACTCCCTCCGCCTCCGCTCCCACCGCCGTGCACCTCCACCAACGTTCATCCCTTTTAACGATGAACAACCGATCTGTTCATCCCTAAAAGAGATGAACATATCTGGTGTTTATCCCATTAGGGATTAATAGCTCGTTCATTCTTAAAGGGATGAACAACAACGTGTTGTTCAACCCTAAAAGGGATAAACAAAACGTGTCTCCCTTTTACGATTTGTTGTTCATCcctaaaaacataattaatcgGACGACGACGATTGGGTGTCGACGGCAGTTTCTGGTAGAGTTGTGTTTAGtttcaattagttttaattaggatttaattAGTTGTGTTTAGTTAGTATTAAATTATGgttaattatgtttaaaaatgcaatcaattatttttgatacgaaaatgcAAGTTGTGAGTTAATTTGATACGAAAAAAATAAGTTTTGGGCCTGTTTGTCCCAAAAGCGGCGAAATTGactgatttaatattttatgccaAGTTGAGGTGGTGAATTGAccctatatttatttttcttttaaccgAGGGTTGTCATGGTTTTAACAGACATAAAATTCCAAATGGTCCTAATTCACTGTACTAGTAAAGCAGATCAGTTTGTAATTAGAGTAAGGTCTAATCACTCAGGCCCCCTCCACCTCCTACCTTTAACCCTCTTTTGCAGTTGCACCTTGATGtagaaaaatttacaattttattctaatttgtctttttgtgtttcaattgtaccccaaagcaTTAAATTctcctcttttcacttgaattttttttttaaaatggtcctTTATTTTTAGCCTATATGTCAATTAGACgctaatgttattaatagtatataaaaaaaaccttCTTTCTCACTAAAATcatcaaatattaattatttttttgtttaatttatattaattatcaataactttttacaatttaaaactGTTAAAAGAATACCCTCTACACAAAATAAAACGAAgtctatataaaaattaaagaacacTTTGTCGGGAAAAAAAAAGGACATCTGGATCTGTTTTTCGAGGAAGAACGGACCCAGGTCTGTTTTTCAAGGGAAGAACATACCCAATTTTGGCCCGTTATTCCCTTAAAAAACAGACCCAAATTGGGTCTGTTCTTTCCTTGAAGAACATACCTCAATGGCGGCGGCTTTCTAGTGGACCGCGGCTGGTTTGTAAATTGGAGGAGTATGATGGACGGTGGTGGTGTCAGAAGGGGAGATCTGTGAGCGGAGCAGGGTTCGAGATCGCTCGCCCACGTTTATGGCGTGACTCTATTCTGGAAAGGGTCTGAGAAAAtgtggagtcgccacctaactCAGCTAAAAATGCCTTTTGTACCGACTGGATAACCTCACTCGCTTATGGGCGAGATTATCGTACGCCAGACTAAAATACTAGATTCGTGGACATTCTACCGaaactcttgtacttggcttATCGGTTACGTTTGCTTTTACTGGTTGTATTCATTTTATCTTATCTCAACATTCACATAGTTCACAGTATAAATTGAGGGAATGTAAACACAGATGAAAGCAGTAAAGGGACCTAATTCAGGTTTCTCATAAGACTTGATTCTGGCAAATAGCAAATACTCCTTAGCattcatctaaccttagaggtttttaacaaataaaaatgacgGGATGGTCTGAATTGATTACATGCAAAAAGCTTAAAAACCGGGTCTCtagatttgattgattttatttagtcATCTTGAATAACATATACAACCTTCaactgcttttttttttttgcagccCTAAGAATTTTAGGTAATTTGGTGGTTTTGATCGATTTAGCTAATTAATGTGGTTAGTCCTTTATCCTGTTAATATTGGATTGGATCATGTTTTTGGAAAGCGTTTTTAACAATGTCAATATACACATgagcagttggatatacatacaaggttagagatacgtttTAACCTTGTAGACTTGACTGTCTGGAACTTGATGCGTTTTGATCGTCGATGTGGCCAGAACTAGTACTCGGGCAAAGCACGAAAGTTTACCATCTCGTTGATACAAATCCACTGCTTTGAACCAGGACCGATTCCGAATTCGGATGAGCTTGGAATCAggtctggaagttgctggtcgTACTAGATCTAGGCTTCTGGGCATGTTACAATTTTGAGCTTCGACGCTAGAAATACAGCGGGTGAGGCCCATTACAATACAAAATATGATCCTACAACTAAATCAATACATCTGGATCTAAAACTGGGCGTAATTCCAAGTTCAAACAAGCCCGAAAACGCGAGAAAAGGATTCAGTCGAGTCTGAAAGGATTTGGGATTGGTTCTGAAGGAGGATAGAAGCAGGATCACGCAACTCATAGTGTCGGCGACAACATTGTGCACTGCCGGCGCCGGCGATTTGTTTGGTGGCGGCGTCAACTGGAATATCAGCTTCGTCATTTCGTCGTTTCAGCTcgggtttttatgaaaaatactcGAAAACGCATAAAAACGAACATGGAATGCAATAACACATATTGAGATTGTTTTACAatgtttaaaatcaaattaaaacactTAAACAGCTGATTTTATAGCAATTCGAGCAAGAACGCATTCATAgcaacaaaaaacataaaaccaTCCTAACATGCATTATAAGCATTGCAATCAATTGAAATCTAGATATGGCATACAAAACACATCAAATCAGCCTATTAACATGCTTCTCATAAGTTTGTATAACAATTATAGCAAACACCAAATTCGACTATCATGGcaatgtatgaaaaaaaaaaaaaaaaaaactaacatgcaacctaatatataaaaattcagCAATTATGATCAACATGGCATAAAAAGTGATATGAGAATAATAGGGCCCTCAAAAGTActgttctgagtccttggctcgtttactGGCGAATTGGATGCGAAATCCAGTTTCGAATCTGTACATAAATTTTGTACTTGAATGATTAGAATGTTTAAGCTTCAtttttagaattggaattgaaatgaTTTCAGTGTGTATGTGTGTTGGGGGCGGCGGCAAAACTAAGGGATTTTCCTaaagtttatgttttttttctaGTCTCtgatttttaatcaaatttgtgGTCCTTAACTAAGCTGATTAACAGTAATATTTATAGTAACTAAAGGTGATCTAGGGTTTTCTAGAGTttggtttattttaaattactaattttacTATTTACCTAGTTGTAATTCTAATTAAAGTTAAAGAGGTGATTAATTTATAGAGTTTAAATTAGGAAAAACCTCATATAAATTAGTAAATCTCGTATTAAAACTTGGTGGTTGAACAAAACATGCCTAAAAATCATTTTTGGCTTCCGAAAGTGTTTAAAAATCTCTTAAAGCTGTATGGGTTTGAGTGTGGTCATCTTTAATCCGTCAATTTAATCTCTTAGAATTGTTCATATGGAGGAGATTATACCGCTATTACGCACTTTCTTGAGTTTTATacgttatatttattttattaagtaaagtattttaatatacaaaattgtttaattattgttttcgaaataattttttctaacaAATCGTATGGAAAACATGGAACGTGCTTTCCTAATGGGCGACATTAGGACTACGTGCGCACATATGAAAATTTATGATCGATTACACGTGTATCGAGGATATTAGTTAGAGTTCGGGGGATTAAGCTCTCGGGTCATGTATGGTAGCAATGTACTCGGTAAATTAAGTTCTCGAGTTTTGCTAGTGATGTACTCTATTGATTAAATTACCGGGTTTCACAACTTGTGGATTAAGTGAAGTCGGTGATGTACTCGATGAATTAATTTCTTGGGCTTCACGACTCCTTGGATAAGATTGTGGATAAAGTGTTTGATCGGTGGAGTTCTCATTGAATTAATTTTTCGTGAGCCGCAATCATTTGGATTGTTAAGGGTTTGATCGGCGGATTTCTCAACAGATTAAATTCTCGGGAGGTGCGATCACTCGAATTTTTGACGGTATTATAGGATTTCATTGATTCCATACTGATTTTTATATATgaataaatgtttggttttaactTGATAATTAGATATATCTTAATTTACTTAGTTTTGACTGACCCGTTGTTTCAAAATTTCAAGTTTTATTGAGTAGCGAGTGGACTTCCATTTCCTTCGGAGATTCGGTTTTCAAGAAAAAGAAGTAGTGTCGTTTTCACAATTTAGTCCGCAGTTAGTCGTTAGACTTAGAGTATGTTATTGTATGTTTTCATCTTTTGTTGTTTTGGATTTCCGCAATCAGTTTAAAacgattttatatatataattttccgTTTTCTTATCTTGCGTTTATTGTTTATGTTTGCGGTAAGATGAGAGTTGGAGTCTCGGGTTCTCTTCGAGCATGTGGTTGTATGTTTTATGTTTGTTTGTCGTTTTTTGAGACATGCTACAGGTTCTGGAGCAATTACTTCCGTTCCCTACAGCTGGTTGCGATGCCGTGAAATTGGCTCGTGACAACTCCGTTACTAAAGTCAGTGAAATATTGATTATATAGTAATAAATGTAAATCAGAAAAGGAGTGAAACTGTTATCCTTTGATAGGTTTTTTTAGAGTGGCATTTGTCTTTTGAACGACGTTTTGGGTTTAATTgacattttatttgaaattataattaaaagtaatttcaataaaaaaattaaaaaaattaacaatttaatatatttagtaGAAAATCCAATctgaaatttttgatttcattaaataaaatttaggaaTAATTGTCAAAcactatttaataaaaaataaaaaatacttttaaattaaataataaattaaattgagccATATAtgtgttttttaattaaaaaaatcagtttggagtattttttttttttggcaaaaaaaatattaaaaaaatcagtttggagtaaattaaattaaccttttttttttataaataattgatgtggtttaatctaattttaaattttattaaatcaaatgcACCGCCCCCTTCTGGCCTCCATTTCTgtattaaaaaaccaatccctaattttgaaatttccttGCAATTGCGGGCATATTCAGTATCTCTTACCCTGTGAACTCTGAaaatttcctttctttctcagtTAATTGACAATACCCAATTCATGATTTTGGGTATTTGTGTAAAATTAATGTATTTTTCAGTGTAATCAAACCCAAATTTTGTATCTTGAAGATGGCGGATTCTGATCAATCTCAAGCAGAACCAGGTATTACTATGTTTCTGTTTGTTTGATTATGTTGATTTGGgttgtttcttttattttaacgGTCttgcttttcttttgtttgataCTTGTAGTTTGCAACTTTTTTAGAAAGCCTTCTAAGAACAAGAACATTAGGAAAAGAACCATTAAAGACGACGAAgacgatgatgatgatgattcaAACAATGAAACTTCATTGTTAAATACTCATAGAAAAACCCCTAAGCCTGATGATAAGCTATACTTTTCGACCGGACCTTCTAAGACTTCTAGGATAGCTGCTGAATCCAATGCGGAATCTGATAGACCAATCTTTCAATTCGAGTCATCAAAGGAAATCCAAGTTCAGCACGACAGTAGAGCTACTGCGACTTTAGAAACCGAGACTGATTTTTCAAGGGATGCTCGAGCTGTTCGCGAGAGGGCTTTAAAGCAGGCAGATGAGGCTCTGAAAGGTAAAAAATCGACTTCTGGGGATGCAAAGTTGTATAAGGGAATCCATGGATATACGGATCATAAGGCGGGTTTTCGAAGAGAGCAAACTATTTCTAGCGAAAAAGCTGGTGGGGCACATGGACCTCTTAGGGCATCCGCACATATTAGGGTGTCGGCTAGGTTTGATTATCAGCCGGATATATGTAAGGATTACAAAGAAACCGGTTATTGTGGGTATGGAGATTCGTGCAAGTTTATGCATGATCGGGGAGATTATAAGCCTGGTTGGCAGCTTGAGAAGGAGTGGGAAGAAGCAGAAAAGATGAGGAAGAGAAATTTGGCTTTGAAAGAGATGGAGGGGGACGCAGACGATAACATTGAGGAAGAAGTTGATGACGGAGATGATGATGAATTACCATTTGCTTGTTTCATTTGTAGGCAACCTTTTGTTGATCCGGTTATGACCAAGTGTAAACACTACTTCTGCGAGCACTGTGCTTTGAAGGTAAGCTGAACTTTGAATTGTTGGATTTGTATGTGTGCATATGTTTTGCATtagttcttttttattttgtgctTAGAACAACTTTttacaaattgattttttcTGCCTCTTTCTTGACTAAAGTGAACCATATATGTGGTTTTTTTGTTCTGAATAATGTTTTCAATTGTTTCTCTTCCTGGATTGTTAGTaatatttctttttctattatGTTGTACAGCACCATGCGAAGAACAAGAAATGTTTTGTATGCAACCAACCCACACTTGGAATTTTCAATACAGCTCACGAGATACGCAAAAAGATTGCTGAAGCTCGTAAACAGTAGAGGTTTTGGTCTGGATATCTTCTGGTATGAGTATGACCATGTTTTTTAAACTTTGTAGTATATCTGAACATCTTGTCTTCTTGCTCATCAAATATGCAAGAGCTTCATTTTTTAGTAATACCAATGTGCTTTTTGTACTCCTGTTATTGAGAATGCAAGATATTAGTGCTTCTATAACACTTTTGTATTGTGTTTTAGGAATTGAATCTGACCATTTTAGATGACCAGTTTAATTTATGTTCTAAATTAATGTTGGAATGCATACAGTACCTACCATTTTAGCATGTCGAAGTGCTTGGTAAATGCTAGTACTTTCAAACCTATGGACATTTTTTATTCTAATCATTCGATGCcaatcatttttaataattttgttagaaTGCACACATTACTAGCGTCTACTGTATAGCATATATGATAATGATATGcgtattttgaaattttaattccaTTGATAACAAGTAGTGCAGATGGGAAAATTTACTTCAGTTGCACTTAATGAACTATTGTAACCGTCTTGTCCATAACACTGTTAAATGGTTTGTTCTGACCCCATCAAAACACGTCAATTATACTCTGATTTGATTGTTGCACACGATCTACTAGAAGGAAAGTAGCTTGATTGGTTCGAATCCAATTTGTGAGATGGCATTGATCTTTAGCTGGTCATGGTCATAACTCATAATGTGCTATTTTCATTAGTTGAAATTTAATACTAGCATAGAATAGAATATGTAGCAGTAGCTTTAGGGAGGACTCAATTCTAGTATTGCGTCTGTCTCAGCGTCTTTGCTGCAAGCTACTTTTAACTCTTCATTAAGGTGTTTGCCCGTGTTTAATAAGAGGCATAAGTGCAGATTTGAGAGTGAAATGCAGCTAAAGAATGAAAAGAGTAAAACAAAGTAAAACCAGTACTTCAGTTTCCTGTCATGTTGATGTAACTTCAGAGAAACCCTATAAGGTTGCTTCATTAAGCAGAAGATGCATCGGTTCTTAACGACGGTTGGGAATAGTACTTAACTGAATGCAAACATGAATAACAAAGTCAGCAAATCTTTGATAGGGTTTTGGAATGGTCAACTCAGAGCAAGTGTAGAGAATGTTAGAAAAATAGTTGCAGTTGAGCTTTTTGGTTCTGCATGACCTTATTACTTTGACTATTAATTTATGAAGATTCTAAGCTAGGATTTTGCAGCGACTCGATGAATTTATGCATTCTTTATCAGACTAGGGTATGATGATTTACATTCAATGGTAGGAGTGCGCAAACATCGAATTGACACATTCAGTTGGCTTCTGTTTGAAATCGGAAAAAATGTAGTTAATTTTTGGTACAAACCGAAtagaaaaaccgaaccaaatcgaaGAACATGAGTAACAGATGTCATGATGCACGTAGACCTTGACAAAGCTATGTTTcttgttttaaaaatgtttttgttTCCGAAACTTTTAGAAGCCCACACGAAACGTTTTTCGGAGCCCTTTTCGTAAATAAATTAACACCCCTTtccttaaaaatattaaagagttcattataaattgatatacatatacaattaattacCTATAATTATTCACATTATCCACAATCTACAAATAAGAActcttctttttaaaaatacaactGATGCAATTCTGGTTATAATTTGCTAtgaacttaaattttaattatattagttattataaaatatattagtttatttacatttaaatatttgttttatatacaacttatattcataaaaattttaatttttttatttataattttacttatattaTTTACAATTGTACACGTTTGTTTCCGTTTTTTATATTCTGAAGAAAGCAGTTTCGTCGTTTTTATGTCCATTTGTGTTTCCGTTCCGTGCAACAAAGATAAGTCTCAGGTGTCATTCTACTAAAGAACCTCAAACTATTTAGGTATAAGAGGATGGTGAAAAACCTGGATATTTTTGTCTACTCAACaagaaaaagagaagaagagAAACATTAGGTTTTAGTGTAATAATATGGAGCCATTGCATCTGAAGTTAGGTTTTAAATTCAAGTTCTAGCGTCTTTTTTCACGAACAGAAAACCCTGACACTGTGGAAAACTAGTTGAAAAGTTATATAATTCAATTTCATTTCCAATGTATCATGTTATTCAATGTGAATTTTCATCATAATATTGATGAGAAGAACACTAAAAACACATAATTCAAGCAAAACAAGTTACGAGACTGATCAACCTAAGCAGTCCGAAGTTGAACTAACAATCATAACTTAGCGATTACACGTTTCCTTCTTCTTCAGGCATTCACTGACCTTCAACACATTCTTCTAAAGCGTTATATTGCCCGTAAATGTTGAAACGGGAAAATGCTGAAGCATCTCCTAGAACGAAACGTCAAAACATAACAACATAGATTATCTGGGACCATCAATCATTGACTGGGAGAATACAAGCTTGGAGCCAAATTCGTCATCATCTCCATTGGAATTACAATCTTCGTCGCCAGGGAAATTGGTAGAACTTGCAGGAAATATATAACTTGATGAAATATCTGTTGTGCTGTCCTCATGTGGTTCTCTGTGTACTGCAGTATGTTGCAACTGCAATGCATATTGCAAATCCCAGCATACATCAAGCATTGTAGGCCTATCAGCTCCTTGTAACTTCAAACACCTTTCCGTTATTTCGCCAAACTTCCTGAGCGAACTAGGATTTATCTGTCCACCTAATAAAGGATCAGCAATCTTTTCTAGTTGCCCTTTCTTTTGCCATATCATTCCCCATTCA
Coding sequences within it:
- the LOC126679494 gene encoding zinc finger CCCH domain-containing protein 1: MADSDQSQAEPVCNFFRKPSKNKNIRKRTIKDDEDDDDDDSNNETSLLNTHRKTPKPDDKLYFSTGPSKTSRIAAESNAESDRPIFQFESSKEIQVQHDSRATATLETETDFSRDARAVRERALKQADEALKGKKSTSGDAKLYKGIHGYTDHKAGFRREQTISSEKAGGAHGPLRASAHIRVSARFDYQPDICKDYKETGYCGYGDSCKFMHDRGDYKPGWQLEKEWEEAEKMRKRNLALKEMEGDADDNIEEEVDDGDDDELPFACFICRQPFVDPVMTKCKHYFCEHCALKHHAKNKKCFVCNQPTLGIFNTAHEIRKKIAEARKQ